In one window of Zhihengliuella sp. ISTPL4 DNA:
- a CDS encoding helicase-related protein — MTKVDPTQDGLLVEVTGISELVRDTRAAFYEGLDDIVPLDPRAARLRSDSSPGHRSTRLWLESTLRRTPLPLGDGSLSVSTQMLTDTLGYQRTAVRKALSSEQLRPRILLADTVGLGKTIEIGMILSELVRRGRGERILIVTPKHVLEQMQFEMWTRFALPFVRLDSVGIQRVRQKLPATRNPFSLYKRVIISVDTLKQERYLHHLRRQQWDAVVIDESHNLTGVTKNNALARVLAPNTEALILASATPHNGRKESFAELIRLLEPTAVSPNGDVDPQALDRLVIRRHRYSDEVKREVGDQWAERKELQHLVVAASPVEDAVADELAEVWLYPQVSSPYSGDNKGLFPWTLAKAYLSSPPALLESVRNRIRTLGDTRTLEQDRELEALRRLESLAKDSTEGESAKLTKLVAYLKQIGIARGSAERVVIFSERVATLHWLLSRLREDLKLKEEQVEILHGGLSDVEQQAVVESFKQSSSPIRVLITGDIASEGVNLHSQCHELVHFDIPWSLIRIEQRNGRIDRYGQQHPPQITTLLLSPSNQRFSGDMRVLQRLVERENEAHGALGDAAVLMGAYSVAAEEKAIEQALMKGHSIDEVVPGVADIADDPDDPWRAFLQGYSESTPIAVSATVDGGTTGLFESDADYLQSALHEVFETPAENLGAGGVDWKVHVGYGIVELSPTDDLKQRLTVLPQSYLQERKVLGDMKLATTETRAKASLKDARDDSSERQSLWPDTHYLGPLHPVLDWAGDRVLAKLGRNEVFVVRGDVPVPTVLLLGTLSNARGQVIATSFVTVAGGMIHPYASAGEALADLGITSAQTNPGAIDDVEALQDLIPRAVDRAVSHLEVTTEAAAADARRRVDEWSQRVESWIDASGDLVQRADLKGRRSAVKDEERTARSMLPSRHLARPLLVVVPEEA, encoded by the coding sequence GTGACCAAGGTCGATCCGACCCAGGACGGCCTGCTGGTCGAGGTCACCGGGATCTCCGAACTGGTCCGTGACACCCGAGCGGCGTTCTACGAGGGCCTCGATGACATCGTGCCGCTCGATCCGCGAGCGGCACGGCTGCGCTCCGACTCGTCTCCCGGTCATCGAAGTACCCGCCTGTGGCTCGAGTCCACGCTGCGCCGCACGCCGTTGCCGCTCGGAGACGGCAGCCTCTCGGTGTCGACACAGATGCTCACCGACACCCTCGGCTACCAGCGCACCGCAGTGCGCAAGGCTCTGAGTTCGGAACAGCTCCGCCCCCGCATCCTCCTCGCCGACACGGTGGGCCTCGGCAAGACGATCGAGATCGGCATGATCCTCTCCGAGCTCGTGCGGCGCGGACGCGGCGAGCGCATCCTGATCGTCACGCCCAAGCACGTGCTCGAGCAGATGCAGTTCGAGATGTGGACCCGTTTCGCACTGCCGTTCGTGCGCCTCGATTCAGTGGGCATCCAGCGGGTACGCCAGAAGCTGCCAGCTACCCGCAACCCGTTCAGCCTCTACAAGCGCGTGATCATCTCGGTCGACACCCTCAAGCAGGAGCGCTACCTGCATCACCTGCGCCGGCAACAGTGGGATGCCGTCGTCATCGACGAGTCGCACAACCTCACCGGCGTCACCAAGAACAACGCCCTCGCCCGCGTGCTCGCGCCGAACACCGAAGCTTTGATCCTCGCGTCAGCCACTCCCCACAACGGCCGCAAGGAATCGTTCGCCGAGCTCATCCGCCTTCTCGAGCCCACCGCGGTGTCGCCGAACGGCGACGTGGATCCGCAGGCACTCGATCGTCTCGTGATCCGGCGGCACCGCTATTCGGACGAGGTCAAGCGTGAGGTCGGCGATCAGTGGGCGGAGCGCAAGGAGCTGCAGCATCTGGTCGTCGCCGCGTCACCTGTGGAGGATGCCGTCGCCGACGAGCTCGCCGAGGTCTGGCTCTACCCGCAGGTGAGCAGCCCGTACTCGGGTGACAACAAGGGGCTGTTCCCCTGGACCCTGGCGAAGGCGTACCTGTCGAGCCCTCCGGCTCTGCTCGAGTCGGTGCGCAACCGCATCCGCACTCTCGGCGACACTCGAACGCTCGAACAGGACCGCGAACTCGAGGCGCTCCGGCGGCTGGAATCTTTGGCGAAGGACAGCACCGAGGGCGAGTCGGCCAAGCTGACGAAGCTCGTCGCGTACCTCAAGCAGATCGGCATCGCGCGTGGCTCAGCCGAACGCGTGGTCATCTTCTCGGAGCGGGTCGCGACGCTCCACTGGCTGCTGTCTCGCCTTCGTGAAGATCTCAAGCTCAAGGAGGAGCAGGTCGAGATCCTGCACGGAGGTTTGTCCGATGTCGAACAGCAGGCAGTGGTCGAGTCGTTCAAGCAGTCGTCGTCACCGATCCGTGTGCTGATCACCGGCGACATCGCATCCGAGGGAGTGAACCTGCACTCGCAGTGCCATGAGCTGGTCCACTTCGACATTCCCTGGAGCCTCATCCGCATCGAGCAGCGCAACGGCCGCATCGACCGCTACGGCCAGCAGCACCCACCGCAGATCACCACTCTGCTGCTGAGCCCGTCGAATCAGCGGTTCTCCGGCGACATGCGCGTGCTGCAGCGTCTCGTCGAGCGCGAGAACGAGGCACACGGCGCGCTCGGCGATGCGGCAGTGCTCATGGGGGCGTACAGCGTCGCCGCCGAAGAGAAGGCGATCGAGCAGGCCCTGATGAAGGGGCACTCTATCGACGAGGTCGTCCCGGGAGTCGCCGACATCGCGGACGACCCCGACGATCCGTGGCGAGCATTCCTACAGGGATACTCCGAGTCGACTCCCATCGCGGTGTCCGCCACCGTCGACGGCGGCACGACCGGCCTCTTCGAGTCGGATGCCGACTACCTGCAGTCCGCCCTGCATGAGGTGTTCGAGACACCCGCAGAGAACCTCGGCGCGGGCGGCGTGGACTGGAAGGTGCACGTCGGATACGGCATCGTCGAGCTCAGCCCGACCGACGACCTCAAGCAACGATTGACCGTCCTGCCCCAGAGCTACCTGCAGGAGCGCAAGGTGCTCGGCGACATGAAGCTCGCGACCACCGAGACCCGGGCCAAGGCCTCGCTCAAAGACGCGCGTGACGATAGCTCGGAGCGCCAGAGCCTGTGGCCCGACACGCACTACCTCGGTCCGCTGCACCCCGTGCTCGACTGGGCGGGTGACCGCGTGCTCGCCAAGCTCGGTCGCAACGAGGTCTTCGTCGTTCGCGGTGACGTGCCGGTGCCCACCGTGCTGCTGCTCGGCACTCTCAGCAACGCCCGAGGTCAGGTGATCGCGACCAGCTTCGTAACGGTCGCGGGCGGCATGATCCACCCCTACGCGAGTGCCGGAGAGGCCCTCGCCGACCTCGGCATCACCTCGGCCCAGACCAATCCGGGCGCGATCGACGATGTCGAGGCGCTGCAGGACCTCATCCCGCGCGCCGTGGACCGAGCCGTGTCACATCTCGAGGTGACCACCGAGGCCGCAGCGGCGGACGCACGCCGGCGGGTCGACGAATGGTCGCAGCGCGTGGAGTCGTGGATCGATGCGTCGGGAGATCTCGTCCAGCGTGCGGACCTCAAGGGTCGGCGCTCCGCAGTGAAGGACGAGGAACGCACAGCGCGTTCGATGCTCCCTTCACGCCACCTCGCCCGCCCCCTGCTCGTCGTCGTCCCTGAGGAGGCCTGA
- a CDS encoding Eco57I restriction-modification methylase domain-containing protein, producing the protein MSSDAFIVGEDWISEHYFNTESAKQSFQGRVIARRKDWDERESAGEKTPRSRLAAAGAALTALLSTVNTDAGDDAVIEVDAGRHRSEVLAPLATALGYEDARWRREASGPITLLAPKDVTEVSTALVFARPVADVVDLLAKNKPTLLEPFMPEDETDEIVSVARALSWLFTSEDAPAFAVVLSGAKALVAERERWAEGRYLAVDLQLVLDRNEVKKRGGEFDRATAVLAAESVSPDVDGTTWWAETLEDSVKHTVGVSKDLRDGVRESIEIIANEVVRRRAAAGLEPLPASEANTLARQSLRYLYRVLFLLFAEASPELRVLPVGAPEYALGYGLDRLRELVLVELGEESRHRTHLHESLDTLFRLVDAGHKKAATADEAELPEGLEFHSLSADLFRRESVALIDAVKLGDGALQRVLSLLLLTREERTKKGGDRGFISYADLGINQLGAVYEGLMSYSGFFAETDLFEVAKDGDSSKGSWVVPVDRAHDIAKQHFVMAEDPITHERVQRRYRDGEFVFRLSGRERQTSASYYSPEVLTKFVVGQALEELLDQDGRTTSAEEILSLSVCEPALGSGAFAIEAVRQLANEYLSRREQEVGERIEPDERPRELQKAKAAIALHQVYGVDLNATAVELAEISLWLDTMVDGLQAPWFGLRLRRGNSLIGARRAVYSQKQVIDKAWLKDTPADVPVSTLVDDMRDGRIGGATSGKIHHFLLPAEGWGSAVDAKEARDLAPEAHSTLREWRKATRVKPSKRQLERLVGLGHRVEALWQFTLRRLEIAERQVSRELTLWNDPRPRREGDEAVVGRAEVEAFLHDDSGAYRRLRRVMDAWCALWFWPLTDNLTQGTPPPNLDEWLDGITALIGGHSRATARKAGEGAQQFGLPTGWDDLAEAEKDDLDWSSALDVEDALTSHPWLRVTERIAEANGFFHWELDFAGVFSQGGFDLQVGNPPWVRPRSDVDALMAEGDPWWQLAVKPTQAEVKARREQTLAIEGIRDLVVDGTADVACTAAFVGSPILYPHLAGLQPDLYRCFMELTWSHLSPTGAVALIHPESHFTDEKAGYLRQATYEHLRRHWQFINELSLFEIHNLVSYGVHVYGAAQKPRFSMATNLYHPETVVGSLRHNGDGPEPGIKNADGKWDLSAHSGRITIVDDDVLRSWHGLLEDESTPIRRTRMVYAVNRATATVLAKLADAPRVGSLGLEFSRGWDESIDRKKGVFDVEWGEVEAWDQAILQGPHLFVSNPFYKFPNASMSNNKDWSLVDLETLSPDAMPVTSYKPAKPRAEYDAAYTHWGPDRVPARDHYRIAWRTMAANTGERTLIPSIIPPGASHIHRVSSVGIRSEDIRTLPLALGYLSSLTADLLVRAVPKSDILLATIARIPVESNPLSGELITRVLRLVSLTAPYAQLWEGVTSTKWTPDVPLRRASDRRQAQVEIDAIVALSLGITADELCTIYRTQFAVLYGYDRNTYFYDANGRLVPNEVMRVWRQKGAAISQEERTATNASGNTYEYELPFVTLDREADMRQAYAHFEKILQGRS; encoded by the coding sequence ATGTCATCGGATGCGTTCATCGTCGGCGAGGACTGGATCAGCGAGCACTACTTCAACACCGAGTCCGCGAAGCAGTCGTTCCAGGGGCGGGTCATCGCGCGCCGCAAGGACTGGGACGAGCGCGAGAGCGCCGGAGAGAAGACGCCGCGGTCGCGCCTCGCGGCGGCCGGGGCCGCACTCACGGCACTGCTCTCCACCGTCAACACGGATGCCGGCGACGATGCGGTGATCGAGGTCGATGCGGGTCGCCATCGCAGCGAGGTCCTGGCCCCTCTCGCCACCGCCCTGGGATATGAGGATGCTCGTTGGCGTCGCGAAGCGAGCGGGCCGATCACGCTGCTCGCTCCAAAGGACGTCACCGAGGTCTCAACCGCCCTGGTATTCGCTCGCCCCGTCGCCGACGTGGTCGATCTCCTGGCGAAGAACAAGCCGACACTGCTCGAGCCGTTCATGCCGGAAGACGAGACCGACGAGATCGTGTCGGTGGCGCGAGCTCTCTCGTGGCTGTTCACGAGTGAGGACGCACCGGCCTTCGCGGTGGTGCTGAGCGGAGCGAAGGCACTCGTCGCCGAACGCGAGCGCTGGGCCGAAGGCCGCTACCTCGCCGTCGATCTGCAGCTCGTGCTCGACCGCAACGAGGTGAAGAAGCGAGGTGGGGAGTTCGATCGTGCCACCGCCGTGCTTGCTGCGGAGTCAGTCTCACCCGACGTCGACGGCACCACATGGTGGGCCGAGACGCTGGAGGACTCGGTGAAGCACACCGTGGGTGTCTCGAAGGACCTCCGTGACGGCGTGCGGGAGTCGATCGAGATCATCGCCAACGAGGTCGTGCGCCGCCGCGCCGCCGCGGGTCTCGAGCCGCTGCCCGCGAGTGAGGCGAACACACTGGCTCGGCAGTCGCTGAGGTACCTCTACCGTGTGCTGTTCCTGCTGTTCGCCGAAGCGTCTCCTGAATTGCGCGTGCTTCCCGTCGGTGCACCCGAGTATGCGCTGGGGTACGGTCTCGACCGGTTGCGCGAGCTCGTGCTGGTCGAGCTCGGCGAGGAGTCCCGCCACCGGACTCACCTGCACGAGTCATTAGACACCCTGTTCCGCCTCGTCGACGCCGGACATAAGAAGGCCGCCACCGCCGATGAGGCCGAGCTCCCCGAGGGACTCGAGTTCCACTCGTTGAGCGCCGATCTGTTCCGGCGTGAGTCGGTCGCGCTGATCGATGCGGTGAAACTCGGCGACGGCGCGCTGCAGCGTGTGCTCTCGCTACTGCTGCTCACTCGGGAGGAGCGGACGAAGAAGGGCGGAGACCGCGGCTTCATCTCGTACGCCGACCTGGGCATCAACCAGCTCGGCGCCGTGTACGAGGGCCTGATGTCGTACAGCGGCTTCTTCGCCGAGACGGATCTGTTCGAGGTGGCGAAGGACGGCGACTCGTCGAAGGGCTCGTGGGTCGTGCCCGTCGATCGTGCGCACGATATCGCGAAGCAACACTTCGTGATGGCCGAGGACCCGATCACCCACGAGCGAGTGCAGCGCCGCTACCGCGACGGCGAGTTCGTCTTCCGCCTGTCGGGCCGCGAGCGCCAGACCTCAGCGTCGTACTACTCGCCCGAAGTACTGACGAAGTTCGTGGTGGGGCAGGCGCTCGAAGAACTGCTCGATCAGGACGGTCGTACCACCTCGGCGGAAGAGATCCTCAGCCTGAGCGTGTGCGAGCCCGCCCTCGGCTCGGGCGCGTTCGCGATCGAGGCCGTGCGTCAACTCGCCAACGAGTACCTCAGCCGTCGCGAGCAGGAGGTCGGCGAACGCATCGAACCGGACGAGCGTCCGCGCGAGCTGCAGAAGGCCAAGGCCGCGATCGCCCTTCACCAGGTGTACGGGGTCGACCTCAACGCGACCGCCGTGGAACTCGCCGAGATCTCGCTGTGGCTCGACACCATGGTCGACGGGCTACAGGCACCGTGGTTCGGGCTACGCCTGCGGCGGGGCAACTCGCTCATCGGTGCCCGACGCGCGGTGTACTCGCAGAAGCAGGTCATTGACAAGGCGTGGTTGAAGGACACCCCGGCCGACGTACCCGTCTCGACTCTCGTCGACGACATGCGCGACGGTCGGATCGGGGGCGCGACTTCAGGCAAGATCCATCACTTCCTCCTGCCCGCCGAGGGCTGGGGTTCCGCAGTCGACGCGAAGGAAGCCAGGGACCTCGCACCGGAGGCGCACTCCACACTTCGCGAGTGGCGCAAGGCGACCCGCGTGAAGCCGTCGAAGAGGCAGCTCGAGCGACTGGTCGGCCTCGGGCATCGGGTCGAGGCGCTGTGGCAATTCACGCTGCGCCGCCTCGAGATCGCCGAGCGACAGGTCTCTCGCGAGCTGACTCTCTGGAACGATCCTCGACCGCGGCGCGAGGGTGACGAAGCAGTCGTCGGCCGCGCCGAGGTCGAGGCGTTCCTGCATGACGACAGCGGGGCGTACCGGCGTCTGAGAAGAGTGATGGACGCGTGGTGCGCCCTGTGGTTCTGGCCGCTCACCGACAACCTCACGCAGGGGACCCCACCGCCGAACCTCGACGAGTGGCTTGACGGGATCACCGCACTCATCGGCGGCCACTCGCGCGCAACTGCACGCAAGGCGGGTGAGGGAGCCCAGCAGTTCGGCCTGCCGACAGGGTGGGATGACCTCGCCGAAGCCGAGAAGGACGACCTCGACTGGTCGAGCGCACTCGATGTCGAGGACGCTCTGACAAGTCATCCATGGCTTCGGGTCACCGAGCGCATCGCCGAAGCGAACGGCTTCTTCCACTGGGAGCTCGACTTCGCGGGAGTCTTCTCTCAGGGCGGCTTCGATCTGCAGGTCGGGAATCCGCCATGGGTTCGGCCTCGGTCTGACGTAGATGCCCTGATGGCGGAAGGAGACCCGTGGTGGCAGTTGGCGGTCAAGCCGACCCAGGCAGAGGTCAAGGCCAGACGCGAGCAGACGCTCGCCATCGAAGGAATCCGCGACCTTGTCGTCGACGGCACCGCCGATGTCGCGTGCACTGCCGCGTTCGTCGGTTCTCCGATCCTCTATCCGCACCTGGCCGGTCTGCAGCCGGATCTCTACCGATGCTTCATGGAACTGACCTGGTCTCATCTCAGTCCCACGGGGGCTGTAGCTCTGATCCACCCGGAGAGCCATTTCACGGATGAGAAGGCGGGCTACCTGCGCCAAGCGACGTATGAGCACCTGCGACGTCACTGGCAGTTCATCAACGAGCTCTCATTGTTCGAGATCCACAACCTCGTCTCGTACGGCGTGCATGTGTACGGCGCTGCACAGAAACCGCGGTTCAGCATGGCGACGAACCTGTACCACCCGGAGACGGTAGTCGGATCCCTTCGACACAATGGCGATGGGCCGGAACCAGGGATCAAGAACGCCGACGGCAAATGGGATCTCAGCGCCCACAGCGGCCGCATCACGATCGTCGACGACGATGTGCTGCGATCATGGCACGGTCTTCTCGAGGACGAGTCCACGCCGATCCGGAGGACGCGCATGGTGTACGCAGTCAACCGAGCCACAGCAACCGTGCTGGCAAAACTCGCCGACGCTCCCCGAGTCGGATCGCTCGGACTCGAGTTCTCGCGCGGCTGGGATGAGAGCATCGACCGCAAGAAGGGAGTGTTCGACGTGGAATGGGGTGAGGTGGAGGCGTGGGATCAGGCGATCCTGCAGGGCCCCCACCTCTTCGTGAGCAACCCGTTCTATAAGTTCCCCAATGCCTCGATGAGCAACAATAAGGACTGGTCTTTGGTCGACTTGGAGACGCTCTCGCCGGATGCGATGCCCGTCACCTCCTACAAGCCAGCCAAACCGCGCGCCGAGTACGACGCCGCCTATACGCACTGGGGCCCCGACCGAGTTCCTGCCCGCGATCACTATCGCATCGCCTGGCGCACGATGGCGGCGAACACCGGTGAACGGACTCTGATCCCGAGCATCATCCCTCCCGGAGCGTCCCACATTCATCGAGTTTCGTCCGTGGGCATCCGGTCTGAAGACATCAGGACGCTACCGCTTGCTCTCGGCTACCTCTCGTCCCTAACGGCTGACCTGCTCGTCCGAGCTGTTCCGAAATCTGACATCCTTCTGGCGACGATCGCAAGAATTCCGGTCGAGTCGAACCCTTTGTCAGGCGAACTCATCACCCGTGTGCTGCGACTGGTGAGCCTGACCGCCCCCTACGCACAGTTGTGGGAAGGCGTGACGTCGACGAAGTGGACCCCCGACGTCCCCCTCCGACGCGCATCTGACCGACGCCAGGCGCAGGTCGAGATCGACGCTATCGTCGCACTATCCCTCGGCATCACGGCCGACGAACTCTGCACGATCTACCGCACACAATTCGCGGTCCTCTACGGTTACGACCGCAACACCTACTTCTACGACGCCAACGGGCGACTCGTCCCAAACGAGGTAATGAGGGTCTGGCGCCAGAAGGGCGCAGCGATCTCACAGGAGGAGCGCACCGCGACGAATGCGTCGGGTAACACCTATGAGTACGAGCTGCCGTTCGTCACGCTCGACCGCGAGGCCGACATGCGTCAGGCCTACGCGCACTTCGAGAAGATCCTGCAGGGGCGCTCATGA